In the genome of Pelobacter seleniigenes DSM 18267, one region contains:
- a CDS encoding outer membrane protein OmpK codes for MGRYQFVKAMAIALVLILAGGFSVSAAQWSSTKAEFLYGWNYDKRKDKEGMILTLANATGWKYGDSYAFMDLGDAADRDETDGIHLEWGPRLSLLRAFDKQPLQGPLKDVYIIVQADIDANSFTNKVTLMSGVSADWNVPGFAFFKTHLQYRDDPTLDGDSAQFTIVWNMPFTIKNQKFSFEGFMDYTTREGSAKSNVLTQPQLVWHITDNIGVGMEYQYWKNRLGRDGVDESVPQAMLRWTF; via the coding sequence ATGGGTCGTTATCAATTTGTTAAGGCTATGGCAATCGCTCTTGTCCTTATCCTCGCCGGAGGCTTTTCGGTCAGTGCCGCTCAGTGGAGCAGCACCAAAGCCGAATTCCTGTATGGCTGGAACTATGACAAACGCAAGGATAAAGAGGGCATGATTCTCACCCTGGCCAATGCCACCGGCTGGAAGTACGGCGATAGCTATGCGTTCATGGACCTTGGCGATGCCGCTGACCGCGATGAGACCGACGGCATTCACCTCGAATGGGGTCCCCGCCTGAGCCTGCTGCGCGCCTTTGACAAGCAACCGCTGCAGGGACCGCTCAAGGATGTTTACATTATCGTGCAGGCGGATATCGACGCGAACAGTTTCACCAACAAGGTCACCCTCATGAGCGGGGTCAGTGCCGACTGGAATGTTCCCGGCTTTGCCTTCTTCAAAACCCATCTGCAATATCGCGATGACCCGACCCTGGATGGAGATTCGGCGCAGTTCACCATTGTCTGGAACATGCCTTTCACCATCAAAAACCAGAAATTCTCTTTTGAAGGTTTTATGGATTACACCACCCGCGAAGGCAGCGCGAAGAGCAACGTCTTGACCCAGCCGCAACTCGTCTGGCACATTACCGATAATATCGGCGTCGGAATGGAGTATCAGTACTGGAAAAATCGCCTGGGTCGTGACGGGGTGGATGAAAGCGTTCCGCAGGCCATGCTCCGCTGGACCTTCTGA
- a CDS encoding nucleobase:cation symporter-2 family protein translates to MRTNSVHPVDERLPAPRLLALGLQHVLVMYAGAIAVPLIVGRALKLDPEHVAMLISADLFCCGLVSIIQSLGFGRWFGIRMPVMMGVTFAAVGPMVAFANVMPGIEGARAIFGAIIGAGIISVLIAPAVSKLLRFFPPVVTGSIIAIIGISLMRVGVGWMLGGPAFLAQRTDVPKLLEMVDKAKAAAAAAAASAPVSLGKIPMIDNPAYGSLSRMAISAAVLVFILLLVKYTRGFLANIAVLLGILAGCVVAAGFGLMHFDKVGKAPWFDIVTPFAFGMPHFDPVMILTMTIVMIVVMIESTGMFLALSDITGKKIGQADLAAGLRTDGLGTIIGGVFNTFPYTSFSQNVGLVGVTGVRSRWVCVAGGGIMLVLGLLPKMGALVEAIPQFVLGGAGMVMFGMVAATGIRILSNVDFNGNRNNLYIVALSIGFGLLPLVAPRWTQHIAHSLHPLLDSGILLTSVVAVLLNLFFNGTNGDTAGAVEAAKKTEAH, encoded by the coding sequence ATGAGGACGAATTCGGTTCACCCTGTGGATGAGCGCCTGCCGGCACCGCGCCTGCTGGCGCTTGGACTACAGCATGTGCTGGTCATGTATGCCGGTGCCATTGCCGTGCCGCTGATCGTAGGCCGCGCGCTCAAGCTCGACCCCGAACACGTTGCCATGCTGATTTCCGCCGACCTGTTTTGCTGCGGGCTGGTCTCGATCATCCAATCCCTCGGTTTCGGGCGCTGGTTCGGCATCCGCATGCCGGTCATGATGGGGGTCACCTTCGCGGCGGTGGGACCGATGGTGGCTTTCGCCAACGTCATGCCCGGGATTGAAGGCGCCCGTGCCATCTTCGGGGCGATCATCGGCGCGGGCATCATCTCGGTGTTGATTGCGCCGGCCGTCAGTAAACTGCTGCGCTTCTTCCCTCCGGTGGTGACCGGCAGCATCATTGCCATCATCGGCATCAGTCTGATGCGGGTCGGTGTCGGCTGGATGCTGGGCGGCCCCGCCTTCCTCGCCCAGCGCACCGATGTTCCCAAACTGCTGGAGATGGTCGACAAAGCGAAAGCGGCAGCGGCAGCGGCAGCGGCCTCAGCGCCCGTCTCCCTGGGCAAAATTCCAATGATTGACAACCCGGCTTACGGTTCCCTCAGCCGGATGGCCATCTCGGCTGCAGTCCTGGTGTTCATTTTGCTGTTGGTGAAATATACCCGCGGGTTCCTCGCCAATATCGCAGTGCTGCTGGGGATCCTGGCCGGTTGTGTGGTCGCCGCGGGCTTCGGCCTGATGCATTTCGATAAAGTCGGCAAAGCGCCCTGGTTCGACATCGTCACCCCCTTTGCCTTTGGTATGCCACATTTTGATCCCGTCATGATCCTGACCATGACCATTGTCATGATCGTCGTGATGATCGAGTCGACCGGCATGTTCCTGGCCCTGTCCGACATCACCGGCAAAAAGATCGGCCAGGCCGATCTGGCAGCCGGCCTGCGCACGGACGGCCTGGGAACCATCATCGGCGGCGTGTTCAATACCTTCCCCTACACCAGCTTCTCGCAAAATGTCGGCCTGGTGGGTGTAACCGGCGTGCGCAGTCGCTGGGTCTGTGTCGCCGGCGGCGGCATCATGCTGGTCCTTGGCCTGCTGCCGAAGATGGGTGCGTTGGTCGAAGCCATTCCGCAATTCGTCCTCGGTGGCGCCGGCATGGTCATGTTCGGCATGGTCGCCGCAACCGGGATTCGCATCCTCTCCAATGTCGATTTCAACGGCAACCGCAACAACCTCTACATCGTCGCGCTGTCCATCGGCTTTGGCCTGCTACCGCTGGTAGCCCCACGCTGGACCCAGCACATTGCCCACAGCCTGCATCCGCTGCTCGATTCCGGCATCCTGCTCACCTCGGTGGTCGCAGTTCTGCTGAACCTGTTCTTCAACGGTACCAATGGTGACACCGCCGGCGCCGTAGAAGCCGCCAAGAAAACCGAGGCGCATTGA
- the yqeC gene encoding selenium cofactor biosynthesis protein YqeC yields MTTPFVNAFRIAKKDIVCLSGAGGKTSLLYRLAQEAKALEYRVLVTTTTHLQMPTCDQYDALDLTGRLFSDREKLAPGIYVGVTGEPQAAKVSGVAEYILADRAERFDLILIEADGAARKPLKGWKTTEPVIPEFTTVTIGVLDIQTIGKTIGEDLVHRPELFCRITGAHRGERVSQDHLGRLVCHQQGLFQYAQGRRFLFINKAENEALLSAARALAGSVPIATVIGSLFQGEIYAAP; encoded by the coding sequence ATGACGACACCATTTGTGAACGCGTTCAGAATCGCTAAAAAAGATATTGTCTGTTTGAGCGGGGCAGGCGGGAAAACCTCACTGCTGTACCGCTTGGCGCAGGAAGCAAAAGCGTTGGAGTATCGGGTGCTGGTCACGACGACCACGCATCTGCAGATGCCGACCTGCGATCAATACGATGCTCTGGACCTGACCGGCCGGCTTTTTTCTGACCGGGAAAAGCTCGCTCCCGGGATTTATGTCGGTGTGACCGGAGAACCGCAGGCAGCCAAGGTGAGCGGGGTGGCTGAGTATATCCTGGCTGATCGGGCCGAGCGTTTCGACCTGATCCTTATCGAAGCCGATGGCGCGGCGCGAAAACCGTTAAAAGGCTGGAAAACGACAGAGCCGGTTATCCCGGAGTTCACGACGGTCACCATCGGCGTATTGGATATTCAGACCATCGGCAAGACCATTGGCGAAGACTTGGTGCATCGACCGGAGTTGTTCTGCCGCATTACCGGAGCGCACCGCGGTGAGCGGGTCAGTCAAGACCACCTGGGCAGACTGGTGTGTCATCAACAGGGACTCTTTCAATATGCGCAGGGACGGCGTTTTCTGTTTATCAATAAAGCCGAGAACGAAGCTCTGTTGAGCGCGGCCAGAGCCCTGGCCGGTTCAGTGCCGATAGCGACGGTCATCGGCAGTCTTTTCCAGGGGGAAATTTATGCTGCACCTTAA
- a CDS encoding nucleotidyltransferase family protein, translating into MLHLNAVIMAAGLSRRFGENKLLLPLGGKPVMTHILEHFPFPLFHQVVVVYAHQEVKEIAARYPVILAYNSCPEDGQGGSIRLGLAACEDADCTMFLVADQPLLKTATIVKLVETCRAAPDAIVMPQVNGAARNPVFFPRFCLPQLKSLQGDIGGRVVVKEHPERLLPVPFADPEEFIDIDTPEVYDRLTRNWV; encoded by the coding sequence ATGCTGCACCTTAATGCGGTGATCATGGCTGCGGGGCTTTCACGCCGCTTTGGTGAAAATAAATTGCTCCTTCCGCTGGGAGGAAAGCCGGTCATGACCCATATTCTGGAACATTTTCCCTTTCCCCTGTTTCACCAGGTTGTCGTCGTTTATGCCCATCAGGAAGTCAAGGAGATCGCCGCCCGCTATCCCGTCATTCTGGCTTACAACAGTTGCCCTGAAGACGGGCAGGGCGGGTCAATCCGACTTGGGCTCGCGGCTTGTGAGGACGCGGACTGCACCATGTTTTTAGTTGCCGATCAGCCGCTGCTCAAGACCGCCACCATCGTCAAGCTGGTTGAAACCTGCCGCGCCGCGCCGGATGCCATTGTCATGCCGCAGGTCAACGGCGCGGCGCGGAATCCGGTTTTTTTCCCCCGATTCTGTTTGCCCCAGCTGAAAAGCCTGCAGGGGGACATCGGCGGTCGCGTCGTGGTGAAAGAACATCCCGAGCGGCTGTTGCCGGTCCCCTTTGCCGATCCGGAAGAATTTATCGATATTGACACCCCGGAGGTGTATGACCGCCTGACCCGTAATT